A single genomic interval of Ramlibacter sp. harbors:
- a CDS encoding zinc-binding alcohol dehydrogenase family protein has translation MKAIGYHQPLPLTDAVALQDLELPEPQPGERDLLVRVQAVSVNPVDVKVRAGMPPEAGQPKVLGWDAVGTVQAVGREVRGFKTGERVYYAGAFNRPGTNAQLHVVDERIVARAPASLSDAQAAALPLTTITAWEILFDRLRVPRSEGSKASGQSLLVVGGAGGVGSMLIQLARQLTGLRVIATASRAESRQWCLDLGAHDVIDHSKPLAAELAALGRPEVDYVASLTQTQQHMDQYPTLIKPQGALALIDDPAALNVSPLKGKSISLHWEMMFTRSLFGTPDMARQGELLAEVAALIDAGRLRSTLTEQLGPLNAANLRRAHALVESGRSIGKVVLEGF, from the coding sequence ATGAAAGCCATTGGCTACCACCAACCGCTCCCCCTCACCGATGCCGTCGCGCTGCAAGACCTGGAACTGCCCGAGCCGCAGCCGGGTGAGCGCGACCTGCTGGTGCGCGTGCAGGCCGTGTCGGTCAACCCCGTGGACGTGAAAGTCCGCGCCGGCATGCCGCCCGAGGCCGGCCAGCCCAAGGTGCTGGGCTGGGACGCCGTGGGCACCGTGCAGGCCGTGGGCCGCGAGGTGCGCGGCTTCAAGACCGGCGAGCGCGTGTACTACGCCGGCGCCTTCAACCGCCCCGGCACCAACGCGCAGCTGCATGTGGTGGACGAGCGCATCGTGGCGCGCGCGCCCGCCTCGCTCAGCGACGCCCAGGCCGCCGCCCTGCCGCTGACCACCATCACCGCCTGGGAGATCCTGTTTGACCGCCTGCGCGTGCCGCGCAGCGAAGGAAGCAAGGCCAGCGGCCAGAGCCTGCTGGTGGTGGGCGGCGCCGGCGGCGTGGGCTCCATGCTGATCCAGCTGGCACGCCAGCTCACGGGGCTGCGCGTGATTGCCACGGCCTCGCGCGCCGAGAGCCGCCAGTGGTGCCTGGACCTGGGGGCCCACGACGTGATTGACCATTCAAAACCACTGGCCGCCGAACTGGCCGCGCTGGGCCGGCCCGAAGTGGACTATGTGGCCAGCCTGACCCAGACCCAGCAGCACATGGACCAGTACCCCACCCTCATCAAGCCCCAGGGCGCGCTGGCTCTGATCGATGACCCCGCCGCGCTCAACGTGTCGCCGCTCAAGGGCAAGAGCATTTCACTGCACTGGGAAATGATGTTCACCCGTTCCCTGTTCGGCACGCCCGACATGGCGCGCCAGGGCGAACTGCTGGCCGAGGTGGCAGCCCTGATCGACGCCGGGCGCCTGCGCAGCACCTTGACCGAACAGCTGGGCCCCCTCAACGCCGCCAACCTGCGGCGCGCCCACGCGCTGGTGGAGTCGGGCCGCAGCATTGGCAAGGTGGTGCTCGAGGGCTTCTAG
- a CDS encoding LysR family transcriptional regulator, which yields MKIENMKDLRVLVETARGGTLTAAARALDLTPAAASAMLKRLEAQLGARLFERSTRAMRLTGQGQTLLDYASRALELVAEGEAQLSSHGGALVGTVRVAAPSDLGRSVLLPWLDEFLALHPGVQVALSVSDRVHDVLRDSVDLALRYGEPADSRLVARPLYRARRVVCASPAYLQRRGTPQTLQDLAQHNCLTLHISGKREVRWRFEQPDGRDGKSGTPVDVRVEGDRSVDDGAIGREWALAAAGIVYKSGIDIAAHLRSGALVPLLPQWLGQAYALNAILPSNRFLPARVRTLVDFLAARFAAFDAPAAPAVALSGPAAG from the coding sequence ATGAAAATTGAAAATATGAAGGACCTGCGCGTGCTCGTGGAAACGGCGCGGGGCGGCACGCTCACGGCGGCCGCGCGGGCGCTGGACCTGACGCCGGCCGCGGCCAGCGCCATGCTCAAGCGGCTGGAGGCACAGCTGGGCGCACGCCTGTTCGAGCGCTCCACGCGCGCCATGCGGCTCACGGGCCAGGGCCAGACCCTGCTGGACTACGCGAGCCGCGCGCTGGAGTTGGTGGCCGAGGGCGAGGCCCAACTGTCGTCGCACGGCGGAGCGCTGGTGGGCACGGTGCGGGTGGCCGCGCCGTCGGACCTGGGCCGTAGCGTGCTGCTGCCCTGGCTTGACGAGTTTCTGGCGCTGCACCCGGGCGTGCAGGTGGCGCTGAGCGTGAGCGACCGCGTGCACGACGTGCTGCGCGACTCGGTCGATCTGGCCCTGCGCTACGGCGAGCCGGCCGACTCGCGGCTGGTCGCGCGGCCGCTGTACCGGGCGCGGCGCGTGGTCTGCGCGTCACCGGCCTACCTGCAACGGCGCGGCACTCCGCAGACCCTGCAGGACCTGGCGCAGCACAACTGCCTGACGCTGCACATCAGCGGCAAGCGCGAGGTGCGCTGGCGCTTTGAGCAGCCCGACGGCAGGGACGGCAAGAGCGGAACGCCCGTGGACGTGCGCGTGGAGGGTGACCGCAGCGTGGACGACGGCGCCATTGGCCGCGAATGGGCGCTGGCGGCCGCGGGCATTGTCTACAAGTCGGGCATCGACATCGCGGCCCATCTGCGCTCGGGCGCGCTGGTGCCGCTGTTGCCGCAGTGGCTGGGCCAGGCCTATGCGCTCAATGCCATCCTGCCAAGCAACCGGTTCTTGCCGGCGCGGGTGCGCACGCTGGTGGATTTTCTGGCGGCGCGGTTTGCGGCGTTTGACGCGCCGGCTGCGCCGGCTGTGGCGCTCAGCGGCCCTGCAGCCGGTTGA
- a CDS encoding creatininase family protein — translation MPTPSRFWADLSTTDFAALDPATTVAVLPVAAIEQHGPHLPLSVDQTLVDGVIAAALPQLPVDLPALFLPTQAVGYSPEHAAFAGTLTLSFETVTRTWIELGGCVARAGLKKLVLFNSHGGQVSLMDVVARELRNRCGLLVYSASWYSLPLGAEVDGLFTAEEHRFGIHAGEIETSMMLALRPQGVRMAQAQDFASSSQGRAARYPVLGNGKSAKLGWAMQDYNPAGAVGNAAAATADKGHQVVQAAGRQLAALLQEVSALPLATVAGPPAAGCC, via the coding sequence ATGCCTACCCCTTCACGCTTCTGGGCCGACCTGAGCACCACCGATTTCGCGGCGCTGGACCCGGCCACCACCGTGGCCGTGCTGCCCGTCGCCGCCATCGAGCAGCATGGCCCGCACCTGCCGCTGAGCGTGGACCAGACCCTGGTGGACGGCGTGATTGCGGCGGCGCTGCCGCAGTTGCCGGTGGATCTGCCGGCGCTGTTTTTGCCCACCCAGGCCGTGGGCTACAGCCCCGAGCATGCGGCCTTTGCCGGCACGCTCACGCTGTCGTTCGAGACGGTGACCCGCACCTGGATCGAGCTGGGTGGATGCGTGGCCCGCGCCGGCCTGAAGAAGCTGGTGCTGTTCAACAGCCATGGCGGCCAGGTCAGCCTGATGGACGTGGTGGCGCGCGAACTGCGCAACCGCTGCGGCCTGCTGGTCTACAGCGCAAGCTGGTACAGCCTGCCGCTGGGCGCCGAGGTGGACGGCCTGTTCACTGCCGAAGAGCACCGCTTTGGCATCCATGCCGGCGAGATCGAAACCTCCATGATGCTGGCACTGCGCCCGCAGGGCGTGCGCATGGCGCAAGCGCAGGACTTTGCCTCGAGCTCGCAGGGGCGCGCGGCGCGCTACCCCGTGCTGGGCAACGGCAAGAGCGCCAAGCTCGGCTGGGCCATGCAGGACTACAACCCGGCCGGCGCCGTGGGCAACGCGGCCGCGGCCACGGCCGACAAGGGCCATCAGGTGGTGCAGGCCGCAGGGCGGCAACTGGCGGCGCTGCTGCAGGAGGTGTCGGCGCTGCCGCTGGCCACCGTGGCCGGCCCGCCCGCGGCAGGTTGTTGCTAA
- a CDS encoding TetR/AcrR family transcriptional regulator, which yields MEATTLPARDRILVTAHDLFYRDGIRATGVDRLIAESGVAKLTFYRHFASKDDLVRAFLDYRHERWMAWFVDALGRHGAVPGGGLSPLAPALAEWLADPAFRGCAFINSVAEVGGALPDAGAISRRHKQDMEQVIAGLLPPTAEGRAAAEAAALAVDGAIVRAQMGDVKAAVGGLRQLLRAIDPVAAPA from the coding sequence ATGGAAGCCACCACCCTGCCCGCGCGCGACCGGATTCTGGTCACCGCGCACGACCTGTTCTACCGTGATGGCATCCGCGCCACGGGCGTGGACCGGCTGATTGCCGAGTCGGGCGTGGCCAAGCTCACCTTCTACCGGCACTTTGCCTCCAAGGACGATCTGGTGCGTGCCTTTCTGGACTACCGGCACGAGCGCTGGATGGCCTGGTTTGTGGATGCACTGGGGCGCCACGGCGCCGTGCCGGGCGGCGGCCTGTCGCCCCTGGCGCCGGCGCTGGCCGAATGGCTGGCCGACCCGGCCTTTCGCGGCTGTGCCTTCATCAACTCGGTGGCCGAGGTCGGTGGCGCGCTGCCCGACGCCGGGGCCATTTCAAGGCGCCACAAACAGGACATGGAACAGGTGATTGCCGGGCTGCTGCCCCCCACAGCCGAGGGCCGGGCCGCGGCGGAGGCTGCCGCGCTGGCGGTGGACGGCGCGATCGTGCGCGCGCAGATGGGGGATGTGAAAGCCGCCGTGGGCGGCCTGCGTCAGTTGCTGCGGGCCATCGATCCGGTGGCCGCGCCGGCCTGA
- a CDS encoding nuclear transport factor 2 family protein, protein METKPPLPPFTLETATQKVRMAEDAWNSRDPGRVVQVYTEDTRWRNRAEFPVGREQVRGFLERKWARELDYRLIKELWAFTGNRIAVRFAYECHDDSGQWFRSYGNENWEFNEQGLMQRRFASINDLPIKPEDRKFHWPLGRRPDEHPGLSDLGL, encoded by the coding sequence ATGGAAACCAAACCCCCGCTGCCGCCCTTCACGCTTGAAACCGCGACCCAGAAGGTGCGCATGGCCGAGGACGCCTGGAACTCACGCGACCCGGGCCGTGTGGTGCAGGTCTATACCGAGGACACCCGCTGGCGCAACCGCGCCGAGTTCCCCGTGGGGCGCGAGCAGGTGCGCGGCTTCCTGGAGCGCAAGTGGGCGCGCGAGCTCGACTACCGGTTGATCAAGGAGCTCTGGGCCTTCACCGGCAACCGCATTGCGGTGCGCTTTGCCTATGAGTGCCACGACGACTCGGGCCAGTGGTTTCGCAGCTATGGCAACGAGAACTGGGAATTCAACGAGCAGGGCCTGATGCAGCGGCGCTTCGCCAGCATCAATGATTTGCCCATCAAACCCGAAGACCGCAAGTTCCACTGGCCGCTGGGCCGGCGGCCTGACGAGCACCCGGGCTTGTCCGATCTGGGGCTGTAA
- a CDS encoding PAS domain S-box protein — protein sequence MHADSLQLLNPPRPATDPLWQHQLGLLLESTGEGIFGVDLDGHCMFINRAGALMLGFEPAEVLGLNMHELTHHSHADGSPYPDTDCPIFNAFRQGLPCRIDTEVFWRRDRTSFAVEYSSHAILDGSQVRGAVITFVDITERKRAADALQKAKDELELRVAGRTRELSVALGQLRELAAYSEAVREEERTRIAREVHDELGSLLVALKMDVNWLDKRLGEQQSRDPVAAQAMRDRLRCKCQGMSQQIENAVDNVGRIITDLRPSILDHQGLWAALEWQAQEFVQSAELDLDWHMQVERAPDLPEPAAMAVFRIFQEMLSNVGRHAQAGRVEIRIEADGAQLSVRVRDDGCGAPPEAFEAATAYGVMGMRERARHFGGQLEIESQIGLGSTFHLRIPLSNE from the coding sequence ATGCATGCCGACTCCCTGCAACTGCTGAATCCGCCCAGGCCAGCCACCGACCCGCTGTGGCAGCACCAGCTGGGGTTGCTGCTGGAGTCCACGGGCGAGGGCATTTTCGGCGTCGATCTGGATGGCCACTGCATGTTCATCAACCGGGCCGGCGCCCTGATGCTGGGCTTTGAGCCGGCCGAGGTGCTGGGCCTGAACATGCACGAGCTGACGCACCATTCCCACGCCGACGGCTCGCCCTACCCGGACACCGACTGCCCCATCTTCAACGCCTTCCGCCAGGGCCTGCCCTGCCGCATCGACACCGAGGTGTTCTGGCGCCGCGACCGCACCTCGTTTGCGGTGGAGTATTCGAGCCACGCCATCCTGGACGGCAGCCAGGTGCGCGGCGCGGTCATCACCTTTGTCGACATCACCGAACGCAAGCGCGCGGCCGATGCCCTGCAAAAAGCCAAGGACGAGCTCGAACTGCGCGTGGCCGGCCGCACGCGGGAGCTGTCGGTGGCGCTGGGCCAGTTGCGCGAGCTGGCGGCCTATTCCGAAGCGGTGCGCGAAGAAGAGCGCACCCGCATCGCGCGCGAGGTGCATGACGAATTGGGCAGCCTGCTGGTGGCGCTCAAGATGGATGTGAACTGGCTGGACAAGCGCCTGGGCGAGCAGCAGTCGCGCGACCCGGTGGCCGCGCAGGCCATGCGCGACCGGCTGCGCTGCAAGTGCCAGGGCATGAGCCAGCAGATCGAGAACGCGGTGGACAACGTGGGCCGCATCATCACCGACCTGCGTCCCAGCATCCTCGACCACCAGGGCCTGTGGGCAGCGCTCGAATGGCAGGCCCAGGAGTTTGTGCAGTCGGCCGAGCTCGACCTGGACTGGCACATGCAGGTCGAGCGCGCGCCCGATCTGCCCGAGCCGGCCGCCATGGCGGTGTTCCGCATCTTCCAGGAGATGCTGTCCAACGTGGGGCGGCACGCCCAGGCGGGGCGGGTGGAAATCCGCATCGAAGCCGACGGCGCCCAGCTCAGCGTGCGCGTGCGCGACGACGGCTGCGGCGCCCCGCCCGAGGCCTTCGAGGCCGCCACGGCCTACGGCGTGATGGGCATGCGCGAACGGGCCCGGCATTTTGGCGGGCAGCTCGAGATTGAGAGTCAAATCGGGCTGGGGTCCACGTTCCACCTGCGCATTCCGCTATCAAATGAGTAG
- a CDS encoding response regulator transcription factor, with amino-acid sequence MSSKLIRVLIGDDHRIVREGVKQVLADAPDIQVCAEAVHGDDVLATVQALQGDQAPDVVLLDIAMPGRDGLEVLQELRKRWPALPVLMLSTYPEKQYAVRCIKLGAAGYLNKSADADDMVAAVRKVAGGGLYVTPATAEALASALGGASARAGPEALSHREHQVFRLLTAGHSVSEIGAQLNLASNTVSTYRARILEKTGTKNDVELALYAERHARRPGPG; translated from the coding sequence ATGAGTAGCAAACTGATCCGCGTGCTGATTGGCGACGACCACCGCATCGTGCGTGAGGGCGTCAAGCAGGTGCTGGCCGATGCGCCCGACATCCAGGTGTGCGCCGAGGCCGTTCATGGCGACGATGTGCTGGCCACCGTGCAGGCCCTGCAGGGGGACCAGGCCCCGGATGTGGTGCTGCTGGACATCGCCATGCCGGGGCGCGACGGCCTGGAGGTGCTGCAGGAGCTGCGCAAGCGCTGGCCGGCCCTGCCGGTGCTCATGCTCAGCACCTACCCCGAGAAGCAGTACGCGGTGCGCTGCATCAAGCTGGGTGCCGCCGGCTACCTCAACAAGAGCGCCGATGCCGACGACATGGTGGCTGCCGTGCGCAAGGTGGCCGGGGGCGGCCTCTATGTGACGCCCGCCACCGCCGAAGCCCTGGCCAGCGCGCTGGGCGGCGCGTCGGCCAGGGCCGGGCCCGAGGCGCTCTCGCACCGCGAGCACCAGGTGTTCCGGCTGCTCACGGCCGGGCATTCGGTGAGCGAAATTGGTGCACAGCTCAATCTCGCGTCCAACACGGTCAGCACCTACCGCGCGCGCATCCTTGAAAAGACCGGCACCAAGAACGACGTGGAGCTCGCCCTGTACGCCGAACGCCATGCCAGAAGGCCGGGTCCGGGCTGA
- a CDS encoding ABC transporter substrate-binding protein, whose amino-acid sequence MSKLPTTTTTARHDPYDADRPLMLRCSCGQNHSPQEHHAALAAQAEEMANNHLEASLMKALFPVDSVRRNFLKAVGANTARAAIASVLPLGALQAMAQDKGPLEKTNLKIGFIPITCATPLIMAHPLGFYQKQGLNVDVVKTAGWALIRDKMLNKEYDATHFLSPMPLAISMGAGSNQVPMNVATIQNTNGQAITLANKHKDKRDPKMWKGFKFAVPFEYSMHNFLLRYYVAEHGLNPDTDIQIRVVPPPEMVANLRAGNIDGYLGPDPFNQRAVYEEIGFLHVLTKDLWNGHPCCAFGTSTEFIQKNPNTFAALYRAVLTAAAMARDPKNRELIAKVISPTQYLNQPETVVAQVLTGKFADGLGNIRTVPDRADFDPMPWQSMAVWMLTQMKRWGYVKGDINYKQIAEKVFLLTDAKKHMKELDQKVPDGAYPKFTIMGKVFDPARPDDYVKSFAISKQA is encoded by the coding sequence ATGTCCAAACTGCCCACGACGACCACCACCGCACGGCACGACCCCTATGACGCCGACCGCCCGCTGATGCTGCGTTGCAGCTGTGGCCAGAACCACAGTCCGCAGGAGCACCACGCGGCGCTGGCCGCGCAGGCTGAGGAAATGGCCAACAACCACCTCGAGGCCAGCCTGATGAAGGCGCTGTTCCCGGTGGACAGCGTGCGCCGCAACTTCCTCAAGGCCGTGGGCGCCAACACGGCGCGCGCGGCCATTGCCTCGGTGTTGCCGCTGGGTGCCCTGCAGGCCATGGCCCAGGACAAGGGCCCGCTGGAGAAGACCAACCTGAAGATCGGCTTCATTCCCATCACCTGTGCCACGCCGCTGATCATGGCGCACCCGCTGGGCTTCTACCAGAAGCAGGGCCTGAACGTGGACGTGGTCAAGACGGCAGGCTGGGCGCTGATCCGCGACAAGATGCTCAACAAGGAATACGACGCCACGCACTTCCTCAGCCCCATGCCGCTGGCGATTTCCATGGGCGCGGGCAGCAACCAGGTGCCCATGAACGTGGCCACCATCCAGAACACCAACGGCCAGGCCATCACGCTGGCCAACAAGCACAAGGACAAGCGCGACCCCAAGATGTGGAAGGGCTTCAAGTTTGCCGTGCCGTTCGAGTACAGCATGCACAACTTCCTGCTGCGCTACTACGTGGCCGAGCATGGCCTGAACCCCGACACCGACATCCAGATCCGCGTGGTGCCGCCGCCCGAGATGGTGGCCAACCTGCGCGCCGGCAACATCGACGGCTACCTGGGCCCGGATCCGTTCAACCAGCGCGCGGTGTACGAGGAAATCGGCTTCCTGCATGTGCTGACCAAGGACCTGTGGAACGGCCATCCCTGCTGCGCCTTTGGCACCAGCACGGAGTTCATCCAGAAGAACCCCAACACCTTTGCCGCGCTGTACCGCGCGGTGCTCACCGCGGCGGCCATGGCGCGCGACCCCAAGAACCGCGAGCTGATCGCCAAGGTGATCTCGCCCACCCAGTACCTGAACCAGCCCGAGACCGTGGTGGCGCAGGTGCTCACGGGCAAGTTTGCCGACGGCCTGGGCAACATCCGCACGGTGCCCGACCGCGCCGACTTCGACCCCATGCCCTGGCAGAGCATGGCGGTGTGGATGCTCACGCAGATGAAGCGCTGGGGCTATGTGAAGGGCGACATCAACTACAAGCAGATCGCCGAAAAGGTGTTCCTGCTGACCGACGCCAAGAAGCACATGAAGGAGCTGGACCAGAAAGTGCCCGATGGCGCCTACCCCAAGTTCACCATCATGGGCAAGGTGTTTGACCCGGCCAGGCCTGACGACTATGTCAAGAGCTTTGCCATCAGCAAGCAGGCCTGA
- the ntrB gene encoding nitrate ABC transporter permease, with the protein MTSSLNVKATLVSLLILVLTVGLWYAATLPRAGSGTAGMTAEQIEYQKMLGKDPGAAKTGGFPTPAQMGETIWKHVSNPVYDNGPNDKGILIQLAYSLGRVGLGFLLACIVAVPLGFVIGMSPLLSRAFDPFIQVLKPISPLAWMPLALYTIKDSSASGVFVIFICSIWPMLINTAFGVASVRRDWLNVALTLEVSPLRKAFRVILPAAAPTILTGMRISMSIAWLVIVAAEMLVGGTGIGYFVWNEWNNLSLTNVIFAIGVIGVVGMLLDLVFGQLQKWVTYVE; encoded by the coding sequence ATGACGTCCTCGCTCAACGTCAAGGCGACGCTGGTGTCGCTGCTGATCCTGGTGCTGACCGTCGGCCTCTGGTATGCCGCGACCCTGCCCAGGGCCGGCAGCGGCACGGCGGGCATGACCGCCGAGCAGATTGAATACCAGAAGATGCTGGGCAAGGACCCGGGCGCCGCCAAGACCGGCGGCTTTCCGACGCCGGCCCAGATGGGCGAGACCATCTGGAAGCATGTGTCCAACCCGGTCTATGACAACGGGCCCAACGACAAGGGCATCCTGATCCAGCTCGCCTATTCGCTGGGCCGCGTGGGGCTGGGTTTTTTGCTGGCCTGCATCGTGGCGGTGCCGCTGGGCTTTGTGATCGGCATGAGCCCGCTGCTCAGCCGGGCGTTCGACCCGTTCATCCAGGTGCTCAAGCCCATCAGCCCGCTGGCCTGGATGCCGCTGGCGCTGTACACCATCAAGGACTCGTCGGCCTCGGGCGTGTTCGTGATCTTCATCTGCTCGATCTGGCCGATGCTGATCAACACCGCGTTTGGCGTGGCCTCGGTGCGGCGCGACTGGCTCAACGTGGCCCTGACGCTGGAGGTGAGCCCGCTGCGCAAGGCGTTCCGCGTGATCCTGCCGGCGGCGGCGCCGACCATCCTGACTGGCATGCGCATCAGCATGAGCATTGCCTGGCTGGTGATTGTGGCGGCCGAGATGCTGGTGGGCGGCACCGGCATCGGCTACTTTGTGTGGAACGAGTGGAACAACCTGTCACTCACCAACGTGATCTTTGCCATTGGCGTGATCGGCGTGGTCGGCATGCTGCTTGACCTGGTGTTTGGCCAGCTGCAGAAGTGGGTGACCTATGTTGAGTGA
- a CDS encoding ABC transporter ATP-binding protein — translation MQGFLKIEGLSRAFNPAKPVFADVSFTLDRGEFVCIIGHSGCGKTTILNVLAGLDTATGGHVFMDGREVAGPSLERGVVFQGHALMPWLTVRRNIAFAVESRWPEWSRAQVNEQVEKFVAMVGLSPAIDKKPSQLSGGMKQRVGIARAFAISPKMLLLDEPFGALDALTRGTIQDELMAIVRETQQTVFMITHDVDEAILLADRILLMSNGSEGPGGYVPGGIAETVTNTLPRGRNRAGLHHLPGYYELRNHIVDFLVTRARAGEH, via the coding sequence ATGCAAGGCTTCCTCAAGATTGAAGGCCTGTCACGGGCCTTCAACCCGGCCAAACCGGTGTTTGCCGACGTGAGCTTCACGCTGGACCGCGGCGAGTTCGTCTGCATCATCGGCCACTCGGGCTGCGGCAAGACCACCATCCTCAATGTGCTGGCCGGGCTGGACACCGCCACCGGCGGCCATGTGTTCATGGACGGGCGCGAAGTGGCCGGCCCCAGCCTGGAGCGCGGCGTGGTGTTCCAGGGCCATGCGCTCATGCCCTGGCTCACGGTGCGCCGCAACATTGCCTTTGCCGTGGAGTCGCGCTGGCCCGAATGGAGCCGCGCGCAGGTCAACGAGCAGGTGGAAAAGTTCGTGGCCATGGTGGGCCTGTCGCCCGCCATCGACAAGAAGCCCTCGCAGCTGTCGGGTGGCATGAAGCAGCGCGTGGGCATTGCACGCGCCTTTGCCATCAGCCCCAAGATGCTGCTGCTGGACGAGCCCTTTGGCGCGCTGGACGCGTTGACGCGCGGCACCATTCAGGACGAACTCATGGCCATCGTGCGCGAGACGCAGCAGACGGTGTTCATGATCACCCACGACGTGGACGAGGCCATCCTGCTGGCCGACCGCATCCTGCTCATGAGCAATGGTTCGGAAGGTCCGGGTGGTTATGTGCCCGGCGGCATTGCCGAAACCGTGACCAACACCCTGCCGCGCGGCCGCAACCGTGCCGGCCTGCACCACCTACCGGGCTACTACGAGCTGCGCAACCACATCGTCGATTTCCTCGTCACCCGGGCCCGGGCTGGCGAACACTGA
- the cynS gene encoding cyanase yields the protein MNRNDVTEKIITAKVSKGITWESVAKKVGLSKEWTTAACLGQMTLDDKQSKIIGKIFGLTAEEQKWLKVVPYKGSLPTSVPTDPLIYRLYEVVSVYGTTMKELIHEEFGDGIMSAIDFSMDIQRQADPKGDRVNMVLSGKFLPYKQY from the coding sequence ATGAACCGCAACGACGTCACCGAAAAAATCATCACCGCCAAGGTGTCCAAGGGCATCACCTGGGAATCCGTGGCCAAGAAAGTAGGCCTGTCCAAGGAGTGGACCACCGCCGCCTGCCTGGGCCAGATGACGCTGGACGACAAGCAGTCCAAGATCATCGGCAAGATCTTCGGCCTCACGGCTGAAGAGCAGAAGTGGCTCAAGGTCGTGCCCTACAAGGGCTCGCTGCCCACCTCGGTGCCCACCGATCCGCTGATCTACCGCCTGTACGAGGTGGTCAGCGTCTATGGCACGACCATGAAAGAGCTGATTCATGAAGAATTCGGCGACGGCATCATGAGCGCCATCGATTTCTCCATGGACATCCAGCGCCAGGCCGACCCCAAGGGCGACCGCGTCAACATGGTGCTGTCGGGCAAGTTCCTGCCTTACAAGCAGTACTGA
- a CDS encoding RNA methyltransferase, with amino-acid sequence MRIETLRQRLRALGAGPAHEHRVLRLWSQALPQDAGKRRLEDFMPRPLREALPALGEELAGLARLQSEHPGQDGSSRLLVELADGQTVESVLLPRGGLCVSTQVGCAVGCVFCMTGQGGLVRQVSSGEIVAQVALARRLRPVSKVVFMGMGEPAHNLDNVLEAIDLLGTAGNIGHKNLVFSTVGDPRVFERLPLGPVKPALALSLHTTKPGLRAELLPRAPRMAPDELVALGEAYARSTGYPIQYQWTLLDGVNDGDDEIEGIVALLKGKYAVMNLIPYNTVPDLPFRRPAWERAALMARRLHQQGVLAKLRQSAGQDVDAGCGQLRARAAAPRQRVVRIAAAG; translated from the coding sequence ATGCGCATCGAAACTCTTCGTCAACGCCTGCGCGCCCTGGGCGCCGGGCCTGCGCACGAGCATCGGGTGCTGCGCCTGTGGTCCCAGGCCCTGCCGCAGGACGCCGGCAAGAGGCGGCTCGAAGACTTCATGCCACGCCCGTTGCGTGAGGCGCTGCCAGCGCTCGGGGAAGAACTCGCGGGCCTGGCCCGGCTGCAATCCGAGCATCCGGGGCAGGACGGTTCGTCGCGCCTGCTGGTGGAACTGGCCGACGGCCAGACCGTGGAAAGCGTGCTGTTGCCGCGCGGTGGCCTGTGCGTGTCCACCCAGGTGGGGTGCGCGGTGGGCTGTGTGTTCTGCATGACCGGGCAGGGCGGCCTGGTGCGGCAGGTCAGCAGCGGCGAGATCGTGGCCCAGGTGGCGCTGGCGCGCCGCTTGCGCCCGGTCAGCAAGGTGGTGTTCATGGGCATGGGCGAGCCCGCGCACAACCTGGACAACGTGCTCGAAGCCATCGACCTGCTGGGCACGGCTGGCAACATTGGCCACAAGAACCTGGTGTTCTCCACCGTGGGTGACCCAAGGGTCTTTGAAAGGCTGCCGCTGGGCCCGGTCAAGCCCGCGCTGGCGCTTTCCTTGCATACCACCAAGCCCGGCTTGCGGGCCGAGCTGCTGCCCAGAGCGCCGCGCATGGCGCCCGATGAGTTGGTGGCGCTGGGCGAGGCCTATGCCCGCAGCACCGGCTACCCCATTCAGTACCAGTGGACGCTGCTGGATGGCGTCAACGATGGCGACGATGAGATCGAGGGCATCGTGGCGCTGCTCAAGGGCAAGTACGCGGTGATGAACCTGATCCCCTACAACACCGTGCCCGACCTGCCGTTCCGGCGCCCGGCCTGGGAACGGGCCGCGCTCATGGCGCGCCGCCTGCACCAGCAAGGCGTGCTGGCCAAGCTGCGGCAGTCGGCCGGACAGGATGTGGATGCGGGCTGCGGCCAGTTGCGGGCTCGCGCGGCGGCGCCCCGCCAGCGCGTGGTCCGCATCGCTGCAGCGGGCTGA
- a CDS encoding DUF1488 family protein — protein sequence MAGISISNPVAQGLDGVAFSGERDGVTHSFVVSREALEDVAYEMLETPEALLAAFGQHQQGVADAACLALDAGATGSPAITLASLLS from the coding sequence ATGGCTGGCATCAGCATTTCGAACCCCGTCGCCCAAGGACTGGACGGCGTCGCATTTTCTGGCGAGCGTGACGGTGTGACGCACAGCTTCGTGGTGTCGCGCGAGGCGCTCGAGGACGTGGCCTACGAGATGCTTGAAACACCCGAGGCCCTGCTGGCGGCCTTCGGCCAGCACCAGCAGGGCGTGGCCGACGCGGCCTGCCTCGCGCTGGACGCGGGCGCCACGGGCTCACCCGCCATCACGCTGGCTTCGCTGCTGTCCTAG